The genomic interval AGATGCAATGAAGCCCCGCTCTGAAGATTATTTACGAAGCAAATTTCATGGAACTAGGATGTAGtgaaaactagaaataaatcctgcctagctgggtgtggtgctcaCACCTGTAGTCACAGTGCTTCAGAGGCTAAAAGGGAAGatttctgtcccagtttcatttCGGTTGTGATGAAAAAGTAATGCAGGGGAAATGGATTATGAAGCTTACAGTTCTAGAGAGTCCATCATTGTGGGAACTAGAAGCCAGGAGCTCAGAACAGCTGGTTAGCGCCATagtcaagaacagagaaagaCTAGTGTGCACATGCCCAGTACTCAGCCTTCCTGCCAGGACTCAAACCCTGGGAAtgtgctgctcacagtgggctcaCCCAGTcagtcccctctcccttcccataGTCTCCctagacatgcacacaggccagcctgacctagacAGAATCTGCTCCCAGTCGATTCCACATTGTGTCAAGGTGACTGTTGAAAGCAACCATCACAACTCCACCCCTTGTCAGTTTGATACATGAAGCCTCCACTTCAAGCTAGTTCAAAGCTGGACCACGATACACAATGAGTCTCAGAGCACTCTGGGACAGAGTAAACTCTTGTCTGACATAAAATgaaagaacagcagcaacaaaaacaatgtaaTGAACAAAATCCCAGCTCTACTACTACTGGAAAACTCTGTGCATGAGGCTTGGGGCACTTGGCTCTTGTTGTCTTTTGCTGTCGCCATCACCTCCTGAACTTCAGCTCATTCTTTAAAAGTGCATCCTTCAAATCCCCAGACCCTCCAACCTGCCAAGCCCCCCACTCATCCTTACAGCCCCCAGCCCTCACTCTCCACAGACAAATCTTGGTACAAATAGAAAACTcggttttgtttctttattttcaacatcTTTGAGAATGTCATTCTTTATCTCCAGATGGGCAAAGAGGTGGATCAAATGGCAGAACCCGAGCACTttgaatgcactgtccattggcccCGTTCACCCCTCAGGGACCTGCGAGGAGCTCTGGTGAGTTACAGTGGTCACCATAGAGTTAGAGACCTAAAGGACTTTGGATGCAGTGACCTCTCAGCAGCACAGAGCTCCCCGAGAGCACTTGGCTTGGAAACTGTTTCTCTTAAATTGATTGAAATGTGTATATAACCTTTCCATACTAAGCCCAGAGTCAGCCTTTGGAATGAGCAGCAGATTTCCTCTCACTGTAATTCTCCAATTCTTAAAGGATAGTCAGCCCCTCACTACTCATGTCTGAGCTGATTCTTACCCTCTGCTTGGTTCAGCCATTGCTTCTAGGACCCTGGGAATGGCAGACAGCAAGAACAAGGCTCTAGGGCATTCCCCCTATTTTGGATTACAATATTCAAAACTTAGAAAGGTTATAACTCAGAACCATAGATTTGACTTCCAAGTTGGTTAGGCCTAAATGCCCACCATAAATGAAATGTATTGGTCTAATAGAGGACGCATTCTcgttctctcccctctcctctgcatTACTGGGTACTGATCCGAGATATGATCATATGCTGGCAAGCACTGTACCGCTGGATTCTGTCTGTagcccttctcctcttcttcttcctcctcctattattattattattattattattattattattattattattattctctcatTATATATGaagtgagacagagtctcactaagtttctcaggctggcttcagactagCTGTGCAGCGCAAGTTGGACTCAAATTTTGAGGTTTCTTCTTTCAGCCTCAAGAGAAGCTTCAATCACAGGCCTATGTGACCACACTGGCTGTAATTCAGGTTGTTCATGAGAACAGAAGTATGAAACAAACTGAATGGGATAGTGAACCTAAACTTGAGTGTCAAGTGTTCCTTGAGCTGCCTTCCCATTTATTCCTGGCAGTCAGGAAACATACAGCCAACCACTAGTTAGTTACTTGGAGGAGCAGGAAGGTCCTCAGGAGACCATGTGTGAAGGTAAGGAtagtttttaaggtttttctcaAGCAACTTCTATTTCCAAGCCCAATGAACAAAACTGAAAGTGGACAGATTTCTAGTCTTGCTTACAGCCCAATCAAGAGAAACAAGCACTGAGAGTCCCCAGGCATGGCATCACGAAGCACTCCTAAGCTGATTTGACTCAATCCTTTCTCACAATGCCATACGTTAAGTGATGAATGTAGATTTTATGTTAACAGCTCTATAAGATAGTGTCGGCtgtgtttttagttttagaaGATAAAATGTCAGAAGCAATGAAATTCAGCTAGTCAGTGCAACATTGATATGCATGTTATGTATTTTCAGGAAAGTTTGATTGAAGAGGAAACCAGACAGAAGAAGATGTAAATGAGTTGGCCCAGAAGGATCCACAGCACTTGAGTATAACATTGACATTGAGATTTGTGACCTGTTACAGACATGTAATTGGGTAGCATCAGCATTTTTATACCCAGCAGCATGGATTTCATAATAAAGTGATATTGTAGATCAAGTTCTgtcatgctttgtagaccaggctgaccttgaactcacagagatctgcctgcctctacctcccaagtgctgggattaaaggcgtgcgccaccacacctggcttgggtgCAGCTCTTTAAATGAAGACATGTGGTGGATGGGAGAAAAAAACACAATGACATTTAGCGTCTTGTTGACCAGGAGACACAGTCCATGGTTCACATCCACCCTGCATTCACAAAGAGAGTGTTCACATACTGATTGAGGGCAGAGGAAGCTAGCTTACCTGGTTTCTAGATTTATACTGTATCTTTGACCTCTAAAGGTCAGATACACCCATGGCCATGGCTTCCTGATGCTGGGAAAGAactcttctccctctgcctttcaaagTCAGGTAGATTCCCATTGAaacagacaggaggcagagccttCTGGCTCCATAGAGTCTTGCTCTTGTGGTATGAGTTTCAGAAgcgtttctgtttctctttctttctgtctttctttctctttcctcctcctcctcttcttgtcttgttgagacaaggtttcactatgtagctttggctgtcctgaactcacttgtagaccaggctggcctcccagagtgctgggattacaggcttccATCACCATGCCCCACAGTTTTCTTATGCTACAGCATAATCTCTGAGGCAAGGTACTTGATAAAGAAAGGTAGTTCCTTTTGGTTCATAGTTTTGGAGGTGGAATAGTCCATGCTGTGAAGTCATATCTTATATGGTCTATCATAATTGGGCAGACAGTATCATGTCATGGCACCACTTACCACAGTGGTATAGGATATTCACAGATGCCAAATGGTCTCACTTTATAACGACCTACTCTCATAGTAATCGATTCAATCTCACAGGACCTCACTCACTTTCTTGAGACAAGCTAAGGGTACTTTCACCATGACCCAAAGACCCAGTTCTTCATAAAGGTTTGACAGCCTTGGGAAGAGACTTCCAGAAtgtgaatctttaaaacatagACTACATCCAAAGCACAGCAGGGACCACAGCTCAAGACTACTTTCCTTCTGGAGAATTTTTGTATTTTGCTGAGGAAACAAGTATAGACCATTCACTGGATACAGGACTGGTGTTCCCAGGTCTCCTGGCACTTTTCATCCTCTAGGACAAAGTCAGACTTCATGCTAGCTCTGTATGCATAAATCTTCACGCAAGATGGGAACAACCATGCCTGTCTTCACTTCAAAGTGAGACCACTGAGTTCTGCTGGATCTGTCCTTACCACTCCCTAAGCTGCACTGCAAAGAATAGCCAATAAAGCCAGATGCTTGAGACACAGAGAGGTTGCTTATAGGAACTACAACAGGAAATTGGGACTCATAGTCAACTTAGTTGTACCATGACCACATTATGAGGTCTTAGACAAGATGACACAACTCTCACATATTCCCAAAACTTGCAGATCGCTGTAGGATCACTGGGAAAAAAACTCAAATTTCAACAAAAGCCCAATGAAATACtgtaaatttgattttttaaaaaagtgtgatTGGCCAGTGGAAGCCTACCATCTTTGATGAATGTTTCAGTTTGCTTTACAGTCACATGTTgctcaaactggccttgaatttgctattgACAAacgtctttttaaaaagcaacaaactttaatttatacattatatttgGATCATGAGGTTTCTGCTATCAAACACCATCTCTGGGGACATTTTTTTGGAGCTAGTAATGGATTCTCTGAATGGGATAAAAAGGTGTTCATACAGTGGCTGCTGCTGTTACAGACTTGAGAGCACACAGGCCGTCTGCAAGCTTATTGGTCCACTTAATCTACAAATGGCCCGAAAGACCAATGGGGATGAAGAGTAGTAAAAACATTACCTTTACTACATGTCAAATGTTTCCCTCCATCTGAAAACTTTACCTTTCAGTGTAACTTaaaaagaatcacacacacacagtgtctaaGTGGAAGAACACACAGAGACGCTGATAGCAGACAGAAGTAGACGTTCTTAGTTGAAATGTACCAAGCCTAGACATTGACTAATGCCTTGGAGCAGATTTCAcctatatttttaataaacacatagggcagtggtcctcaaccttcccaacGCTGGAGCCCTTTAATATCATTTcacatgttgtggtggccccaaccataaaattattctgttgctacttcataactgtaattttgctattttgaatcataatgtaaaaatctgatgTGACCTCtgtgggggtcatgacccacagattgagaaccactgacacaGGGTAATCCTTAGACACCCAGATAATAGtacattattaaattttaaaattaatacattaaCTGGGTCAGCTTAgatactcttattttatttaatcacttaccCGTACCTACTTGGCCATAAAGAATGCACAAAAAAACTGCATACATGAAATTAATTCCCATCAGAAAACTTTCAGCTCAGACAACAAAGGCATGGTTGGGCAGggtaaaaagaaatgaacagactGCAGAGTTTTATTAGCTCTGTGTAAGACAGACACCAGGGTAGTGTAGTAGGTGTTCCAACAGGGTCTTGTAATGAAATGAGTGAGCCAGAGGGGCCCTGAGGGTGAAGTGTCTTGAAGGAGCTGTCAACAGGGAAAAACCATAAAGTCCATGATCTTACTTTATTAATCTTAAGAATAACAAGCTAAACacagaataaactttaaaatacatttccattttaatttacaaaataaataacagcaaATATGAACAAACTCTTCAACACACATCTTCCTAACTGTCCATGTATGAAACCCAATCAGTCATAAAATCATGGTGAAGGAATTTTGACAGGACTCTAGGTGAGCACCTCACAAGAGGTAACTGAGAAATGAGCttgagcatgtgtgtgggagACCACCTCCAACTGGGTGTGAAGAGTCAGCCAGAAGGAAACTCCCCAACCGGAAAACCATCTCCCACACAGGTAACAACTGCTGGCTTGACTCTGAACCCACCCAAAGAGAAGCTTCCCTTTCTCCAGTTTTTAACTCGTATTCCCTCTGCTGTACTGGgactagaacccaggacctcagggGAGCTGGGTGCAAGAGAGCTACATCTTCAGCACTTCCCGTCTACAATTCTAGACAACATACTTACGGAGGAATGAAAATGTCCAAGAAAACAGTAGTCGTCCACTGCCCAAAGTACACATGGAAAGTCTGAATCATAATGAGGACCTGGCCATCTAGGCTGAGCAGGCCAGGTTAGTGATTCTGAAGACTACTATTCACAAGCTGCTGTGAGAATTAGAACAAGTTGTACCGAGATGTCAAAAAATAGATGTTAGACTCATTAATATTCACAAATATTTTGATCAGAATAGCCAGGCATAGGAGGCTCAAAGCACCAGTAGGGAAACAGAAATGTGGATTCCAGTTCAGAAAGCAAATGCCTTTGGACAGAAATCTCACTTCATTTGGTTTCCTCAGAATAAagaaagccaaggcagagaaGACCTGACCAAGTCCATGCAGTCTCAAATAtgtaacagaaacagaaatggactTATGATATGGAACCATCTCTGTTGTCTTATGTTGATGGGTTGGGTCCTATCCCCTTTCATTATACCTGAGAAGCATGAGGGATGAAGGCACAAACTCAGTGGGACCTCCCAAGTACATTTCACAGAATGGTACCACTGGCACTCAGGCACCTTCTGGGATCCGGGAGATGTCTGAGAACAGGTCGGGTGGATACATAGCTATCTAGTGATGCCTCTGCGTGTCTGTCATCTGGGAACTCACTGTTTATAAGCTGCATTTGAGTGGCAAAATGACAACGTGCCCCTCAATCCGGGAGCAActgaaaagcaacttggaaagcaGTGACAAGCTGGTTACCGTCACGTCTCAGCTCCTGTGACACAGCTTGTTTTATCCAAGGGATCTGCAGTGTGGCCAAGTGTACAAGTGTCCTTGGCTGGAGAAGTGACATCTCAAGAGTCAAGCAAGGGGtgcagacagagggaggaggcagccCACTGCCGAGCAGCCTTACCTCAGCCTTCCTTTTCATATAGTGCCGGCCTTCTGATCCTACAGCACACTAGAGTGAACTGCACAGCAGGCTGTTTCTATGGAGTACACTGAGAAACCAGAACTGTGCCAGGCCTTCAGCAAGTGCATACtgaatgaaatctttaaaaaaaaaaaaaaaaaaaaaaaaaaaatcaaggcaagaCAAGTCACCATGgcagagagaaattaaaaaaaaaaagaaaaaaaggtggtgCAACAGCACCACAAACTCACAAGCCATCAATCAATATTCATTCATAAAGACTGTGACAATCTCAGGGCTGGTTTCAGTGTCTTTGATACCTCAGAGATCTTTGCAAGGGCAATACAAACTGGTTCTTCCTACCGTCTgcttctcctgctccctcccccgCCACCACCCCATGTTAAACAACATTGCAGTCTTCAAGTTTAGGAcagatgatttttcttttaatcaaatTAACTCCTTTGTGCCTAGCTTCTGTGACatctagtttttatgtcaacttgatacacgctaatcatagcaataaaaaccccAAGACACCCTCCCAAAGAGGTCTATTTCCCAGTGCCCTGTAAACCAGTACCTATTATATCCACCCAGAGTCCTTTGTGTCGAGGCAGTAGAAAgctattattttcattaatgtgGAAAGGGAACTATAGAAAAATGCCTTACAAAAAAATAAGGAGGTTGGTCCATCTGGGCACTGACAGGTCCAGCTCTGCTCAGAGGCCAAGCTGAGAACCTCCTTCTGCTGGATTTGCTCTTGCCTTCCCCACCATTTCTGTTTGAATGGGAGCCTGCAAAGCACAGCAACATCTTCAAATCCTTCTTAGCCAGTCTGCTAGGGCTTTTCTTGGAACTCCCAGGCTCCATGGAAGCCCTCTAACGCCCTTCTGGTGTCTCCTGCTTCTCCACACAGCCTGgttcttttcacttaaaaaaaaatttttttttcaacccttCCGTGCAAATGATGCCCAAGGCCACCATCTCTTTAGGAAAGAGCTGCATCCCTGAATTCACCCTCaaatatcttgaaaaaaaaaaaaaaaaaaaaaaaaaaaaaaaaaagaacagtattgGGTCTTACCCAGGTTTAGTAGATAAAAGAAATCACTGATTGCATGACCCATTCTACCTTACTGGCACCCCATAACCACTTGTTTGGAAGGTATTATCCTTGAAAAAGTGAGAAAGCGAACACTCAAATCCAATGTTAACGGTGACACCTGGGACTCCAGACCAAAGTAGCTTAAGTGGACTTCAGAGCCTGTGTGTTTTCCATGATTGCATGTGGGTGCTCCTTGATAGAAGTAAAGAATACAGTTCTTAATGGCATTACTAGGCATTTCTATGTACACAAGCTTCACCAGCACTGTGCCAGGCGTGTCTCTAGGTCTTGCTGCTTTGATCCCCGTGATGACCCAGGTGTATCTCTCTTAACAAAGGCAGTGGTGAAAGGAACCatgcacagaggcaggtgggcaaATGCAAATTCTCACAGCTGAAATCCCGCTGCCCACTTGAACTTGGAAGAAAAGATTCAGGGTAAGGTCACTAAGAGATCGTAGGATTTCCAGGGTATACCCAAGCTAGGGCCAGAAAGCTTTCAGTTTTGCAGTCCACACCCAAGTCGGATAGAACTATCTGGGGCCTTTCAAATACCATTCTCACCGGGGCTCGGCACTTGAAGACCTTGTCAGAGATGGTTTTTGGATCTACATATTATCTTGGGTACATCCTATATAAGCAAGCTGGACTGTGAAACCTCAATTTTCTTATGTACAAAATGcaatgagtgagtgagagagagagagagagagagagagagagagaaagagagagagagagagagagagagagagagagagagagagagagagagagaatgaattttaaaacccATGTAATGCAAAACATCTATACATCTTGTGGTCATTGACATAAACATAATATTTGGACATCCAAGTCACCCTAATTTTTCCTTCTGAAAGGAGTATGGACATTAGTACCATCAGCAATTAAGTCTATGATCAagaggaataaataataaaagggaaTATTGCACTGTATTCTCCAGGGTAAAATCAAGTAGCAGGCAGGGACCACCTCATAAGTCCAACAGGGTCCGGAAATGTAGCTGGTAGAACCAGGGCTCCTAGGTCCCCCGGAGCCCAGGATTTTGAGCTCGGAGAAGGAAGATCAGAAACCGAGGGCAAAAGAGCTTCAAAGGAATCCAAGGCACAAGTGACTGCTGCGGTGCGCGCTGAGGGCCACTCATCAGGAGAGTGCCAGAATATGAGTCTGCAGTATCTTAAGAGAAAGCACCCACACCTGAGAGCGGCCCACCTCCGCTACGCACATGTGCTCTTTCCCTCAAAGGACACAGTAGACATCAGCGAAAGAGAACCGTGACAGCTGTTGGAGTGCACTTGGTATCTGGCTCTTTCAGGAGGTTATACACGCTAGGGATGCagacaggagagaaggaagccttgagcacagatgttcagaagcTAACTGAGAACTCCAAGAGGAGTCGTCAGTTGCTGGGGCTGTTCTCCACTCTACTGTCCTGTGTcactgcaggagagctggcagaggCATCTGCGGATCGAGCAAGTCAGTGGTTGAGGCCAACATGCCATCAGGGGAAAAGGAGAACATTTTTCATGCAGACAGATGGCCAGTTCTGGAAGTTTCATGGGCTAGAGGGGATGGGGCACAGGCTTCAGGTGGACCAGACAGTTCTGAGTTGGGGCATCGTCTAAGTGCAGGAAGCAGTGTTGGCAGAGAGCCCTGCATGGTAGGCCATTCTCAGACAGCGTTGGTCCAAGGCCCTCGGAGGTGCAGAGCCAGGGTGACATCCTCACTGAGTGCCTGGCTCTGAAGAAAGGATGCCTGATTTTCTAGCCtttggagggggaggaggtggggctttGGCTTCTCTCCGGACAGGCAGTGGGGGTGCAATCTGAGGAGAAGACACATGGAATTAGAAACCATCCCTTCCCATACCCAATTCATCCTTCTCCAATTCCACACATCTGTTTTATTGTCAAGTTGATGCGCATTTACttatacaaaaaagaaatgatatttaATTGTCCTTGCTCTCTTGAGCTGaaattctcccctccccccccccccccccccaccacccaaCACCTCTCATGGTTACATCACCAATGCTTGGGTTCCTGGCATATATTTAAGAAGTACTTAGTAACTATTTACTGGAAGGAGGACCAGTCCCATCTAAGTCTACTGTAGAGCCGCCGCCTGTCATTCAGAAGTGATGCTTTGGTGTGAACTTGAACTAACTTATCTTACCACCAGCATGGCAAGCAGAGAACATGCTTCCTCCAGTCACATGACCGTACGAAGTGGGCTTCTGGCATATTTCCCTTCCCATCTCCTGAGGCTTCAGAAGTGAACCAAGCACTGGCTACAGTGTCACATGTGTGGGAAATCCTCTCTTTACAGTATGGACAACCTAGTGTTGACTTTCCAGGGTGCTGCTTGGTGGCCACACTGCCAGCAACCTGCAGGTTCCTACCTCAGCCGAGTTCCTCTGGCTGCTCTCATAGGGCTTGcttttggggggaggtggaggagggacagGAGCCATCAGCCCATCTGTCTGCAAAGATGGGGAGCCTGAGAATGACACAAAAGAGACAGAGCAAGGATTTACTCAGACACCTCATGAAAGTAACGCTTGTCACCAGAGCACCTTCCCAGCCTCATACACATTGCTGCCTCCATTTCTGAGGTTTCTATGGAAAGAATGGAGAAGACCTCGTGGCCCATATGACCACAGGTGCTCTTTAATTCAGTATGTGGAattcttttcccctttttaaaattataatttactcagatttcATGTGGAATTCTGAAGCATAAATGCCAGTGTTTACTAAGCTgaggatgaaaacattttctaacgTTAGGAAACTGCTCTCTGATATACCTCTGTGTTTAGGgaaatatatacacacagcagGAGGCCTTACCTGGCTGTATACATGCTCAGTAGGAGGTCTCACCTGGCTGTACCTAACTCTTGGCCATTGGCCTTATTGGGCACTGGCAGACGGATCCTCCCTATGCCTATGGGAACCTTTGCTGCATATGGCTGGTCTCAGTTTGACAGCAGCGTATGGGGTGGAACTATATTGTCCCTGAACAGGTCTACCTACTCAATGGGAACTCTGTAAGTGACCTATGGTTGGAAAGGGTCAGTCAGACCCTTATGATTGCCATTGATATAAGCACAGCcccaaactccagtcctttgAGATTCCAATGGCCACTGGATAGAATCAGCTCTGTAACAACCTCATGCTATTTGGCTGCTTCGATTAAGAATTGCCCtggtgggctggaaagatggctcagaggttaagcacactgaccgttcttccagaggtcctgagttcaattcccagcaaccacatggtggctcacaaccatctataatgtgatctaataccctcttctggcatgcaggaagagtactgtatacataataataaataaataaatctatttaaaaaaaaagagaggacactcatatttttaaaaaaatgccctgGTTTATTCATAGCCATACTCCACTTCCTAGCAGAATGAATCTAGGAGACATGAGAAAACTCACTTAGGGTCCTTGCAGCTTTGGGAGTGAGTGGAGGCGGACTCAAGACTGTAGACTGTGGAGGTGAAGAACTGTGGAAAGGCGTCAGCCGGCTGTCTACCAACTGAAGACTCTTTGGCCTCTGTGATTTTTTGCCTGGGCTCTGGAGACAAAGAGGGAAACCAAAAACATTAAACCTTCATGGTGGACTTTGCTGACCTCAATGATACCCAGAACAGCCTTGAATGCTGGACAGAAACTAAAAGAAGGGCTTAATGCCAAgggccatttttctttctgttctctggtGTGTTTGGGTGCATGTGCATGAGATGACAAGGCTTTCTTGGTTATCTAACTCTATTCCTCTCCAGTAGATAGCTGAGCCCAATGCTCCATGTTTGAGCTAGTTTAGCCATGCACTGAAATTGCATGCAAGCTGTCACACCCACCCAATCCTCACACTTGCTGTGTCAAGTGCTTTACCTGCTGACCCAGCTCCCTACCCTCTGCAACTGTCACTTGTTATAAGGCAGATACTTGGCAGAGATACTTGCTAGGAATGACACCAAAACACAGATAACTTCTGGTCAGGCCACTGGCTTCATACTAACCACACACTGTGTCATCTCAACTGGAAATAAGCTACCTTTGACCCTCGGCAAAAGTTGGTCTTGCAAACACTTAACAACTTGACATAGCTTACGAAAGAGGAGAAAGCGTCTGCTTTTAAGATGACAATGTTTGTGCTGACTCACGGCACAACAGTGGCAAGAGCCACAATTCCAAGTGCACCCCACGTGTTTACGCTGCGGGTATGTGATCTTGTGCCAATATTGACTTGGAGACTTGAAACTCTCCATGTAAGCTTTTCTGCCTGCCATCTGTGATTTGACACCACCGCAGGCTGCTGTGTCCCGAGACCAGCTGCAGCCAGGCGTCTATCTGTGACTCACTGCTGTGCAGTGAGTGAGGAAGGGGCCTGCAGAGGAGCAGGCAGTCGTACCCAGCCCGTGTTTGCTTGCACTTGTCCGTTCTCTCATTCTCAtattctcccccgcccccacgtGCCCGCCCTCTTTCTCTACCATCATATCAGGTTCTGGAGGTTTCTCTGCAATGACTTGCGACTTGCTCAGACTCCAGTCTTTTCTCTTGAACTTGCTAATCCGGTTCTCACTGTCTTCTTTGGGTGGCAGATCTTCCACTCTGGCACC from Acomys russatus chromosome 18, mAcoRus1.1, whole genome shotgun sequence carries:
- the Gnrh1 gene encoding progonadoliberin-1; its protein translation is MKMNPKLTAAVVLLTLCLEGCSSQHWSYGLRPGGKRNAEHLVDTFQEMGKEVDQMAEPEHFECTVHWPRSPLRDLRGALESLIEEETRQKKM